A single region of the Anguilla anguilla isolate fAngAng1 chromosome 17, fAngAng1.pri, whole genome shotgun sequence genome encodes:
- the LOC118216700 gene encoding COP9 signalosome complex subunit 3, which produces MASALEQFVNNVRQLSAQGQMTQLCELINKSGELLAKNLSHLDTVLGALDVQEHSLGVLAVLFVKFSMPNIPDFETLFSQVQLFISTCNGEHIRYATDTFAGLCHQLTNALVERKQPLRGVGILKQAMDKMQMNSNQLTSIHADLCQLCLLAKCFKPALPYLELDMTDICKENGAYDAKHFLCYYYYGGMIYSGLKNFERALYFYEQAITTPAMVVSHIMLEAYKKYILVSLILHGKVQPLPKYTSQIVGRFIKPLSNAYHELAQVYASNNPGELRSVVSKHGDAFSRDSNTGLVKQCVSSLYKKNIQRLTKTFLTLSLQDMANRVQLSSAQEAEKYVLHMIENGEIYASINQKDGMVSFHDNPEKYNNPAMLHKIDQEMLKCIELDEKLKSMDQEITVNPQFVQKSMGSQDDDVGSKTSSYS; this is translated from the exons ATGGCGTCGGCTTTGGAGCAGTTCGTGAACAATGTACGGCAACTCTCCGCCCAAG GTCAAATGACTCAGCTCTGTGAGCTCATAAACAAGAGCGGAGAGCTGCTGGCCAAGAACCTGTCTCACCTGGACACCGTGCTGGGGGCCTTGGATGTGCAGGAGCACTCCCTGGGGGTTCTGGCTGTGCT GTTTGTGAAGTTTTCCATGCCAAACATCCCAGACTTTGAAACCCTGTTTTCCCAAGTCCAGCTGTTCATCAGCACCTGCAACGGAGAGCACATCCGATATGCAACAGACACCT TTGCTGGCCTTTGCCATCAGCTGACGAACGCCCTGGTAGAACGAAAACAG CCGTTAAGAGGGGTTGGTATCCTAAAACAGGCAATGGACAAAATGCAGATGAATTCAAACCAGCTTACCTCAATTCATGCAGACCTGTGTCAG CTGTGCTTGTTAGCCAAGTGCTTCAAGCCCGCCCTTCCGTACCTGGAGCTGGACATGACGGACATCTGCAAGGAGAACGGGGCCTACGACGCCAAGCACTTTCTGTGTTACTACTATTACGGAGGCATGATCTACTCAGGACTGAAGAACTTTGAGAGAGCACTGTATTTTTACGAACAG GCCATCACCACTCCCGCCATGGTCGTCAGCCACATCATGCTGGAGGCCTACAAGAAGTACATCCTGGTCTCCCTGATCCTGCACGGCAAAGTGCAGCCGCTCCCCAAGTACACCTCCCAGATAGTGGGGCGCTTCATAAAG CCGCTGAGCAACGCCTACCACGAGCTGGCGCAGGTGTACGCCAGCAACAACCCGGGGGAGCTGCGCAGCGTGGTGAGCAAGCACGGCGACGCCTTCTCACGCGACAGCAACACGGGCCTCGTCAAGCAGTGCGTCTCCTCCCTCTACAAGAAGAACATCCAGCGGCTAACCAAG ACGTTTCTCACGCTCTCCTTACAAGACATGGCGAACAGGGTGCAGCTCTCCAGTGCGCAAGAGGCAGAGAAATACGTTCTGCACATG ATAGAGAATGGTGAGATCTACGCCAGTATCAACCAGAAAGACGGCATGGTCAGTTTCCACGACAACCCAGAGAAATACAATAACCCTGCGATGCTCCACAAAATTGACCAAGAG ATGCTGAAATGTATAGAACTAGACGAAAAGCTAAAGTCCATGGATCAGGAGATCACAGTAAATCCACAGTTTGTACAGAAG AGCATGGGATCGCAGGACGATGACGTAGGAAGCAAGACGTCGAGTTACTCCTGA